One genomic segment of Carassius carassius chromosome 21, fCarCar2.1, whole genome shotgun sequence includes these proteins:
- the tspy gene encoding testis specific protein Y-linked isoform X1, giving the protein MSTNSDSGQPSETNQRKRSASPGGESDSTLPKQAKVSDEEPRNDSREDAEPEKVGSDEPKHGSEHLEDAKEKNTVVVNEADAQESTGQTSGGESERQASDSAAIAAAEALASLTGGDADEDRKEMPCSSKKASREKSRDKSNRPSCSQSERTTEAAAADSSSSLLLCEDREDPEQASFVDDDEEDDDDDSLPGSSSTASSSVASDNEDNEDGECAIVSVKMAPEVRQSVALLAQVQMRLDALEKKGARLHQRLEMKVSRQRRPHLDQRNAITQAIPGFWVTALLNHPHLSAQIDETDEDALSYMTNLEIESFKNNKLGYRICFHFRRNPFFQNKMIVKELHLGMGGSPVSFSNPILWHRGQNLVGSGEPRRTSRGVYQSFFHWFSDHSNPGRDDIAQILKDDLYRNPLRYYLTPLWEPRENGSSGPKPQGNNNGDECVIISDSDEDEEKSQNLEHEDEDDDQVGGSEENDRDEGESSYEERDEEEVDVEEVEESRDSSGCEVKEQGQEEEDIDVDEEKS; this is encoded by the exons ATGAGTACAAACTCGGACAGCGGTCAGCCGTCCGAGACTAACCAGAGGAAAAGAAGTGCAAGTCCAGGTGGAGAGTCTGACTCCACGCTTCCCAAGCAGGCGAAAGTGAGTGACGAGGAACCAAGGAATGACTCTCGTGAAGATGCAGAACCTGAGAAAGTTGGCAGTGACGAGCCAAAACACGGGTCTGAGCATCTTGAAGACGCTAAAGAGAAGAACACGGTGGTTGTGAATGAAGCAGACGCGCAGGAGAGCACAGGACAGACTAGTGGAGGTGAGAGCGAGCGCCAGGCGTCAGATTCAGCTGCCATCGCCGCAGCAGAAGCGCTTGCCAGTCTGACCGGTGGAGACGCGGACGAAGACCGTAAAGAAATGCCCTGTTCGTCTAAAAAAGCGAGCCGAGAGAAATCAAGGGATAAGTCTAATCGTCCCAGTTGCTCTCAGAGTGAGAGAACGACGGAGGCAGCCGCGGCTGACAGCTCCTCATCCCTGCTGCTCTGCGAGGACAGAGAAGATCCAGAGCAGGCTTCGTTCGtggatgatgatgaagaggacGATGATGACGACTCCCTTCCTGGCTCTTCCTCCACGGCTAGCTCGTCTGTCGCCTCTGATAATGAGGATAACGAGGACGGAGAGTGTGCCATAGTGTCGGTGAAGATGGCCCCGGAGGTGCGGCAGTCCGTGGCGCTGCTCGCTCAGGTGCAGATGCGGCTGGACGCGCTGGAGAAGAAAGGGGCGCGTCTGCATCAACGCCTGGAGATGAAAGTGAGCCGCCAGCGACGCCCTCACCTAGACCAGCGCAACGCCATCACTCAAGCCATCCCAGGATTCTGGGTCACTGCT CTTCTGAATCACCCACATCTATCAGCGCAAATCGATGAGACTGACGAAGATGCTCTAAGCTACATGACTAATTTAGAg ATTGAGTCTTTCAAGAACAACAAACTCGGTTACCGCATCTGCTTCCATTTCCGGCGAAATCccttttttcaaaacaaaatgatAGTGAAGGAGCTTCATCTTGGTATGGGAG GGTCACCGGTGTCATTCTCAAACCCAATTTTGTGGCATAGGGGGCAGAATCTGGTCGGTAGTGGAGAACCTCGTCGAACATCACGGGGAGTTTACCAGAGCTTCTTCCACTGGTTCAGTGACCACAGCAACCCAGGAAGGGATGACATTGCACAG ATCCTGAAAGATGACCTGTACAGAAACCCTTTGAGGTACTATCTGACTCCACTCTGGGAGCCACGAGAGAATGGCAG CAGCGGTCCCAAACCTCAGGGCAACAATAATGGAGACGAGTGTGTGATCATCTCCGATTCCGATGAAGATGAGGAGAAGAGCCAAAACTTGGAGCatgaggatgaagatgatgacCAAGTCGGAG GCTCAGAAGAGAATGACAGAGATGAGGGCGAATCCTCCTACGAGGAGAGAGATGAAGAGGAAGTGGATGTTGAGGAAGTAGAAGAGTCACGTGACTCCAGTGGCTGTGAGGTCAAAGAGCAAGGACAGGAAGAGGAAGATATTGATGTAGATGAAGAGAAGAGTTAG
- the tspy gene encoding testis specific protein Y-linked isoform X2 — MSTNSDSGQPSETNQRKRSASPGGESDSTLPKQAKVSDEEPRNDSREDAEPEKVGSDEPKHGSEHLEDAKEKNTVVVNEADAQESTGQTSGGESERQASDSAAIAAAEALASLTGGDADEDRKEMPCSSKKASREKSRDKSNRPSCSQSERTTEAAAADSSSSLLLCEDREDPEQASFVDDDEEDDDDDSLPGSSSTASSSVASDNEDNEDGECAIVSVKMAPEVRQSVALLAQVQMRLDALEKKGARLHQRLEMKVSRQRRPHLDQRNAITQAIPGFWVTALLNHPHLSAQIDETDEDALSYMTNLEIESFKNNKLGYRICFHFRRNPFFQNKMIVKELHLGMGGSPVSFSNPILWHRGQNLVGSGEPRRTSRGVYQSFFHWFSDHSNPGRDDIAQILKDDLYRNPLRYYLTPLWEPRENGSGPKPQGNNNGDECVIISDSDEDEEKSQNLEHEDEDDDQVGGSEENDRDEGESSYEERDEEEVDVEEVEESRDSSGCEVKEQGQEEEDIDVDEEKS; from the exons ATGAGTACAAACTCGGACAGCGGTCAGCCGTCCGAGACTAACCAGAGGAAAAGAAGTGCAAGTCCAGGTGGAGAGTCTGACTCCACGCTTCCCAAGCAGGCGAAAGTGAGTGACGAGGAACCAAGGAATGACTCTCGTGAAGATGCAGAACCTGAGAAAGTTGGCAGTGACGAGCCAAAACACGGGTCTGAGCATCTTGAAGACGCTAAAGAGAAGAACACGGTGGTTGTGAATGAAGCAGACGCGCAGGAGAGCACAGGACAGACTAGTGGAGGTGAGAGCGAGCGCCAGGCGTCAGATTCAGCTGCCATCGCCGCAGCAGAAGCGCTTGCCAGTCTGACCGGTGGAGACGCGGACGAAGACCGTAAAGAAATGCCCTGTTCGTCTAAAAAAGCGAGCCGAGAGAAATCAAGGGATAAGTCTAATCGTCCCAGTTGCTCTCAGAGTGAGAGAACGACGGAGGCAGCCGCGGCTGACAGCTCCTCATCCCTGCTGCTCTGCGAGGACAGAGAAGATCCAGAGCAGGCTTCGTTCGtggatgatgatgaagaggacGATGATGACGACTCCCTTCCTGGCTCTTCCTCCACGGCTAGCTCGTCTGTCGCCTCTGATAATGAGGATAACGAGGACGGAGAGTGTGCCATAGTGTCGGTGAAGATGGCCCCGGAGGTGCGGCAGTCCGTGGCGCTGCTCGCTCAGGTGCAGATGCGGCTGGACGCGCTGGAGAAGAAAGGGGCGCGTCTGCATCAACGCCTGGAGATGAAAGTGAGCCGCCAGCGACGCCCTCACCTAGACCAGCGCAACGCCATCACTCAAGCCATCCCAGGATTCTGGGTCACTGCT CTTCTGAATCACCCACATCTATCAGCGCAAATCGATGAGACTGACGAAGATGCTCTAAGCTACATGACTAATTTAGAg ATTGAGTCTTTCAAGAACAACAAACTCGGTTACCGCATCTGCTTCCATTTCCGGCGAAATCccttttttcaaaacaaaatgatAGTGAAGGAGCTTCATCTTGGTATGGGAG GGTCACCGGTGTCATTCTCAAACCCAATTTTGTGGCATAGGGGGCAGAATCTGGTCGGTAGTGGAGAACCTCGTCGAACATCACGGGGAGTTTACCAGAGCTTCTTCCACTGGTTCAGTGACCACAGCAACCCAGGAAGGGATGACATTGCACAG ATCCTGAAAGATGACCTGTACAGAAACCCTTTGAGGTACTATCTGACTCCACTCTGGGAGCCACGAGAGAATGGCAG CGGTCCCAAACCTCAGGGCAACAATAATGGAGACGAGTGTGTGATCATCTCCGATTCCGATGAAGATGAGGAGAAGAGCCAAAACTTGGAGCatgaggatgaagatgatgacCAAGTCGGAG GCTCAGAAGAGAATGACAGAGATGAGGGCGAATCCTCCTACGAGGAGAGAGATGAAGAGGAAGTGGATGTTGAGGAAGTAGAAGAGTCACGTGACTCCAGTGGCTGTGAGGTCAAAGAGCAAGGACAGGAAGAGGAAGATATTGATGTAGATGAAGAGAAGAGTTAG